In Paeniglutamicibacter kerguelensis, one genomic interval encodes:
- a CDS encoding DUF308 domain-containing protein, with translation MPAVKIPATLAAEVATPVMGRAITAAGFAIISIFWPGATSQVLAYGLAAFMVASAKFMWDYAKAPSAPKAARGLYAGAALAMILSGLVMVLRPEVLVIGIAAAAAFIIAGVLEIVVFIRHRADFVPFKDQLVTGFVGLGVGAALLMGLHLDAHALLGLAGGGAIILAVFELISAFGLRHDAKEGQAGLWR, from the coding sequence GTGCCCGCTGTAAAAATCCCCGCCACTCTTGCCGCCGAAGTTGCAACCCCCGTCATGGGCCGCGCAATCACGGCCGCCGGGTTCGCGATCATTTCAATCTTCTGGCCCGGCGCCACAAGCCAGGTCCTGGCCTACGGCCTTGCCGCGTTCATGGTGGCCAGCGCCAAGTTCATGTGGGATTACGCCAAGGCGCCCAGTGCGCCGAAGGCCGCCCGAGGCCTCTACGCCGGTGCGGCGCTGGCGATGATCCTGTCCGGACTGGTCATGGTGTTGCGCCCGGAGGTGTTGGTCATCGGCATCGCCGCGGCCGCCGCCTTCATCATCGCCGGCGTCCTGGAAATCGTTGTTTTCATCCGCCACCGTGCCGACTTTGTTCCGTTCAAGGACCAGCTGGTCACGGGCTTTGTTGGCCTGGGCGTCGGCGCCGCTCTCTTGATGGGACTGCACCTGGATGCCCACGCGTTGCTCGGGCTGGCCGGTGGCGGTGCCATCATCCTGGCCGTCTTCGAACTGATCTCTGCGTTCGGGTTGCGGCATGATGCCAAAGAAGGCCAAGCCGGCCTTTGGCGCTAG